In the genome of Ptychodera flava strain L36383 chromosome 13, AS_Pfla_20210202, whole genome shotgun sequence, one region contains:
- the LOC139148246 gene encoding ribosomal biogenesis factor-like: protein MGKSSKQWSRAGKSKAGSKRSATTGHQSSVFKVTGVKALKAKNKTKAVTKNLKKLNFQTRSEVSRNDAKFQELQSQLETGNRKRAATETVKTQRQEANKSVQAERPPVDMDTAAKQFSLL from the exons ATGGGCAAATCCAGTAAACAGTGGAGTAGAGCAGGCAAGTCAAAGGCCGGCTCCAAAAGAAGTGCGACCACTGGACATCAAAGCAGTGTCTTCAAAGTGACCGGTGTCAAAGCCTTGAAGgcaaagaacaaaacaaaagctgtgacaaaaaatctaaaaaag CTGAATTTTCAGACGAGGAGTGAAGTCAGCAGGAACGATGCTAAATTCCAAGAACTACAATCACAGCTTGAAACTGGAAATAGGAAAAGAGCAGCCACTGAAACAGTGAAAACACAG AGACAAGAAGCTAACAAGAGTGTTCAAGCAGAGAGACCACCAGTGGACATGGACACAGCTGCCAAACAGTTCTCTTTACTCTGA